A window from Toxoplasma gondii ME49 chromosome IX, whole genome shotgun sequence encodes these proteins:
- a CDS encoding hypothetical protein (encoded by transcript TGME49_288455) gives MSDTKHMALIEESLASSYFTVKQGHQIHGKRRCSLQSLSLEFVPEFKTGEPDLRVTDEKKRDLTNDRQVGVCLLLWVGGSMDETESVFSEMFYILATVDLSISNIVEMRKRKESRNDVSHTVSPRPLHAVAEKTQPSRHAVPSFYYWGLLRCTRAHSF, from the exons ATGTCTGACACGAAGCACATGGCACTTATAGAGGAGTCTTTAGCTTCATCGTATTTCACCGTAAAACAGGGCCACCAAATCCACGGCAAAAGACGCTGTTCTTTACAgtcgctttctctggagTTCGTCCCAGAGTTTAAAACAGGAGAGCCAGATCTCAGAGTCACAgatgagaaaaaacgagaccTTACCAACGACAGACAAGTTGGCGtctgtttgcttctctggGTTGGGGGCTCGATGGATGAAACAGAGTCTGTGTTCTCGGAGATGTTCTACATACTCGCAACGGTTGACCTCTCGATTTCAA ACATCGTCGAGatgagaaagcgaaaagagtCAAGGAACGACGTGTCACACACCGTGTCACCGcgccctctgcatgcagttgcggAGAAAACCCAGCCAAGCAGACACGCTGTTCCCTCCTTCTACTACTGGGGTTTGCTGCGCTGCACACGGGCACACTCTTTTTGA